The Pontibacter pudoricolor genome contains a region encoding:
- a CDS encoding ExbD/TolR family protein, whose protein sequence is MNLRSKNKINPEFNMSSMTDIIFLLLIFFMLTSNFVTPSGLPVSLPSSKTSNIVMQKISISITGDLKYYLNDKPIALEDIEPQLAALLQGTQEGEGVVVLHVDKTVPVEHLARVAGIAANMNAKVTLATLPE, encoded by the coding sequence ATGAATTTACGCTCTAAAAATAAGATAAACCCAGAGTTCAATATGTCGTCCATGACAGACATTATTTTCCTGCTGCTTATCTTTTTTATGCTTACATCAAACTTTGTTACGCCTTCCGGTCTACCTGTAAGTCTGCCTTCCAGTAAGACGTCTAATATTGTAATGCAGAAGATCAGTATATCCATTACCGGCGATCTGAAGTATTACTTGAATGACAAGCCTATTGCCCTGGAAGACATCGAGCCACAACTGGCAGCACTTTTGCAGGGAACCCAGGAGGGGGAAGGAGTCGTTGTATTACATGTAGACAAGACAGTGCCTGTAGAGCACCTTGCCCGCGTAGCAGGTATTGCTGCAAACATGAATGCAAAAGTTACATTGGCCACGTTGCCTGAATAA
- the trmB gene encoding tRNA (guanosine(46)-N7)-methyltransferase TrmB codes for MSRSKLAKFATIAERDNVVQDGDTQYGKLAGKWRSEHFGNNNPIVLEIGCGRGEYTVGMARLHPEKNFIGIDIKGNRIWKGSSLAIEEGLENVAFLRTFIETVSDHFAEGEVDEIWITFPDPRPKDRDIKRRLTSPRFQEMYKFMLKHDGIIHLKTDNQPLFDYTLEVLQDRTIKHLVSTTDLYSSDLQEHTMGIYTTYEKRYLAEGIAIKYLQYKPVKEV; via the coding sequence ATGAGCAGATCGAAATTAGCGAAATTCGCAACTATAGCTGAGCGTGACAACGTGGTGCAGGATGGTGATACACAGTATGGTAAGCTGGCCGGCAAATGGCGATCAGAGCATTTTGGCAATAATAACCCGATTGTATTAGAAATTGGCTGTGGCCGTGGCGAATATACGGTTGGTATGGCTCGTCTGCACCCGGAAAAGAATTTTATAGGCATCGATATCAAAGGCAACCGCATCTGGAAAGGCAGTTCGCTTGCAATAGAAGAAGGACTGGAGAATGTCGCTTTTCTGCGCACGTTTATCGAAACCGTTTCAGACCATTTTGCCGAAGGAGAAGTTGATGAGATCTGGATCACGTTCCCGGACCCGCGCCCGAAAGACCGAGATATCAAACGTCGCTTAACTTCGCCACGTTTCCAGGAGATGTATAAGTTCATGCTGAAACACGACGGGATCATCCACCTGAAAACCGATAACCAGCCGTTGTTCGATTATACCCTGGAAGTATTACAGGACAGAACTATAAAGCACCTTGTATCAACCACAGATTTATACAGTTCAGACCTGCAGGAGCATACCATGGGCATCTATACGACCTACGAAAAACGTTACCTTGCTGAAGGTATTGCAATTAAATACCTGCAATACAAACCGGTGAAGGAAGTTTAG
- the trpF gene encoding phosphoribosylanthranilate isomerase — protein MGLRTSVIVNGVNNLSDARYCAGMGVDVIGFNLKLDDPNRVQPQTLKEITGWVSGVKLAGEFERAKPEIINEMADEFNLDLIQLDTPYLIDEIEEINRPVIQKVFINKDTVVSELLEMMDLYAPSVDSFIIYSNDFNNIDDTNEKLLREVSKKHKVYIGFGLHKENVTPIVEKVKPTGIGLQGGQEIRPGYKNFDEFQDIFEELES, from the coding sequence ATGGGCTTACGTACCTCAGTAATAGTAAATGGAGTAAATAACCTGAGCGATGCACGTTATTGTGCCGGCATGGGAGTTGATGTGATTGGTTTTAACCTGAAACTGGATGATCCGAACCGGGTGCAGCCGCAAACATTAAAAGAAATAACAGGCTGGGTATCAGGCGTTAAACTGGCCGGCGAATTTGAAAGAGCAAAACCGGAGATCATAAACGAAATGGCTGATGAGTTCAACCTCGACCTTATACAACTGGATACGCCTTACCTGATCGATGAAATTGAGGAGATCAACCGACCGGTTATTCAGAAGGTATTCATCAATAAAGACACCGTAGTTAGCGAACTGCTGGAAATGATGGACTTATATGCCCCTTCTGTTGACAGTTTTATTATCTATTCAAACGATTTTAACAACATTGACGATACCAATGAAAAGCTGCTGCGCGAGGTATCCAAAAAGCACAAGGTTTACATCGGCTTCGGACTACATAAAGAGAATGTAACACCTATAGTTGAAAAAGTAAAACCAACCGGTATCGGCTTACAAGGCGGCCAGGAAATTCGCCCCGGCTACAAAAACTTCGACGAGTTCCAGGATATATTTGAGGAGTTAGAAAGTTAG
- a CDS encoding TonB-dependent receptor has product MLKYLSVWCLLLLPLGVLAQQGTIKGTVHTPENKPLELATIGIKGTTIGTQTNTTGAFSLTVPAEKPLELVVRYLGYKELIYKTKVANGETITLKLIVEPDPKQLNTVEVRGKQDGDTREQVSTTKLDPRLTKNLPSAYGDFNKILVTLPGVSSNNELSSTYSVRGGNYDENLVYVNGIEIYRPFLISNAQQEGLSFVNPDLVGNIEFSSGGWQPKYGDKLSSVLNIEYKKPTAFAATITGGLTGGSVHLENASRNKKVSYLLGVRHKNAQYMLQGLQTDGDYQPKFSDAQAYVTIDLSQGAEPTGKTTLGILTSYATNNYLVIPESRVTTFGTRQVPLRLFVGFDGREKMDYNTYQAGVNLAHQFSANYSSALILSGVESREREFRDIEAGYRICEMDNSGNFEECQMVLGVGSEFNHARNALLARVLTAELRNTWQLNQRNTLQFGIKAGLEKIEDELDEYGFADSSDYVTQTYALRSDLDLNSQRYNAYLQHTIDLDSLKTLTYGLLASYWNYTNEWLLSPRVQYSFITRRNPDLSFKAALGVYYQPPFYRELRDFDGVLNPDLKAQRSIHAIVGSDYLFKAWDRDFKLTSEIYYKHLTNVVPYDIDNVRIRYYAKNNAKAYAAGFDVRVNGEFIKGAESWLSLGLMTNRENVEGDSVNVYGPEGTVTGRQEQGYIRRPSDQLVNIGVFFQDHLPDNPTIRMYLNLVYGSGLPFGPPRQPEFRAAFAGKSYKRVDIGFSKVLILENDLTDQNRFSLESLWIGLEVLNIIDANNRVSYTYVNDMNGITYAVPNYLTGRRLNLRFVAKF; this is encoded by the coding sequence ATGCTGAAATACCTTTCGGTGTGGTGTTTATTGCTTTTACCGCTGGGTGTTTTAGCACAACAGGGAACTATAAAAGGCACCGTACACACTCCGGAAAACAAGCCACTTGAGCTGGCAACTATAGGTATAAAAGGCACAACTATTGGTACTCAAACCAATACAACAGGTGCGTTTAGCTTAACAGTTCCTGCTGAGAAACCTCTGGAATTAGTAGTGCGTTACCTCGGTTATAAAGAACTGATATATAAGACAAAGGTTGCTAATGGTGAAACTATAACTTTAAAACTTATAGTTGAGCCAGATCCCAAACAACTTAATACCGTTGAAGTGCGGGGCAAGCAGGATGGAGACACACGGGAGCAGGTCAGCACTACCAAACTTGACCCGCGCCTCACCAAAAACCTGCCTTCTGCCTATGGCGATTTCAACAAGATTCTGGTTACCTTACCCGGTGTCAGCAGCAACAACGAGCTCTCGAGCACATACTCGGTACGCGGTGGCAACTACGATGAGAACCTGGTGTATGTAAATGGCATTGAGATCTACCGGCCGTTCCTGATCAGTAATGCGCAGCAGGAAGGACTCAGCTTCGTAAACCCCGATCTTGTTGGCAATATTGAATTCTCGTCTGGTGGCTGGCAACCAAAGTATGGCGATAAATTGTCGTCGGTGCTGAACATTGAATATAAAAAGCCCACTGCTTTTGCTGCAACTATAACCGGCGGCTTAACAGGTGGCTCCGTGCATCTGGAAAATGCTTCTAGGAATAAAAAAGTGTCTTACCTGCTCGGCGTGCGTCATAAAAATGCGCAATACATGTTGCAGGGACTTCAGACAGATGGCGATTATCAACCTAAATTCTCTGATGCGCAGGCGTATGTAACTATAGACTTGAGTCAAGGTGCAGAGCCCACTGGCAAAACTACGCTGGGTATACTTACCAGTTATGCGACAAACAATTACCTGGTTATTCCTGAATCCAGGGTAACAACGTTTGGTACGCGGCAGGTGCCGCTCAGGCTTTTTGTAGGCTTCGATGGCCGCGAAAAGATGGACTATAACACCTACCAGGCGGGTGTAAACCTGGCGCACCAGTTTTCTGCAAACTATAGTTCAGCGCTTATACTTTCGGGTGTGGAGTCGAGGGAACGGGAGTTCCGGGATATTGAGGCCGGCTACCGCATTTGTGAAATGGATAACAGCGGCAACTTTGAGGAATGCCAGATGGTACTTGGTGTAGGCAGTGAGTTTAACCATGCCCGAAATGCGCTACTTGCCCGCGTGCTAACCGCCGAATTAAGGAATACCTGGCAGCTGAACCAGCGCAATACACTACAATTCGGGATAAAAGCTGGTTTGGAGAAAATAGAAGATGAACTGGACGAATACGGTTTTGCCGATTCCTCAGACTACGTGACCCAGACTTATGCCTTACGCTCTGACCTGGATTTAAATTCGCAACGCTACAATGCTTACCTGCAACACACCATTGACCTTGATTCGTTAAAAACGCTGACTTACGGGCTACTGGCGAGCTACTGGAACTATACCAACGAATGGCTGCTATCGCCGAGGGTGCAGTATTCTTTTATCACGCGTCGTAATCCTGACCTTTCCTTTAAAGCAGCCCTTGGTGTGTATTATCAACCACCTTTTTACCGGGAGCTTCGCGATTTTGATGGCGTGTTAAATCCGGACCTTAAAGCCCAGCGATCCATCCATGCTATAGTTGGCAGCGATTATTTGTTCAAAGCCTGGGACCGCGACTTTAAACTGACCTCCGAGATCTACTATAAACACCTGACCAATGTAGTGCCTTACGATATTGATAATGTACGCATCCGTTACTATGCCAAAAACAATGCAAAAGCTTATGCTGCCGGCTTTGATGTGCGCGTAAACGGGGAATTTATAAAAGGAGCGGAGTCGTGGCTGAGCCTGGGTCTGATGACCAACAGGGAAAATGTGGAAGGAGATTCTGTGAATGTTTATGGACCTGAAGGAACGGTAACGGGCAGACAGGAGCAGGGCTATATTCGCCGGCCCTCCGATCAGTTAGTGAACATTGGCGTATTTTTCCAGGACCATTTGCCCGATAACCCAACTATAAGAATGTACCTGAACCTGGTATATGGTAGTGGTTTGCCGTTTGGCCCGCCTCGCCAGCCCGAGTTCCGGGCTGCCTTTGCCGGCAAATCATACAAACGTGTCGACATCGGTTTTTCTAAAGTGCTGATCCTGGAAAATGATCTTACAGATCAGAACAGGTTTTCGCTGGAAAGCCTTTGGATCGGGTTGGAAGTGCTGAACATAATAGATGCCAACAACCGGGTGTCTTATACTTATGTAAACGACATGAATGGCATTACCTATGCTGTGCCTAATTACCTGACCGGTCGTAGGCTTAATCTCAGGTTTGTAGCTAAGTTTTAA
- a CDS encoding bifunctional folylpolyglutamate synthase/dihydrofolate synthase, with protein sequence MTYQEVLEYLYQQLPMFQRIGNAAFKKSLDNIITLCDALGNPQNNYKTIHVAGTNGKGSSSHMLAAVLQEAGYKTGLYTSPHLKSFTERVRVNGIELPQQYLIDFVENYKQLFEEVQPSFFEMTVALAFKYFADEQVDVAVIEVGLGGRLDSTNIITPEASLITNIGFDHQALLGNTLQEIAGEKAGIIKPGVPATISLKQPEIESVFRDKAAAVNAPLYFATDNYSVSLKSHTLEQQVFDVYKKEDLYLPDLQLDLTGIYQRYNLPGVLQTIALLTERGFTITEEAIRKGLANAKQLTGLKGRWQVLNYSPLTICDTGHNVDGINQILAQLHSLQPKQVHFVFGAVNDKDVTTILEMLPKNYSYYFCQATIPRALPVTELQQKADLVGLKGKSYNTVTEAVQVAKENAAPDEVIFIGGSTFVVAEIEEL encoded by the coding sequence ATGACCTATCAAGAAGTTTTAGAATATCTATACCAGCAATTGCCGATGTTTCAACGCATCGGCAATGCTGCTTTTAAGAAGAGCCTCGACAACATTATCACGCTTTGTGACGCGCTCGGAAACCCTCAAAACAACTATAAAACCATACATGTAGCCGGTACCAATGGCAAAGGCAGCAGCTCGCATATGCTGGCAGCTGTGTTGCAGGAGGCTGGCTATAAAACCGGGCTTTACACTTCGCCACACTTAAAATCATTTACAGAGCGCGTTCGCGTAAATGGCATTGAACTGCCGCAGCAATACCTGATCGATTTTGTAGAGAACTATAAACAACTGTTTGAAGAAGTACAGCCGTCGTTTTTTGAGATGACAGTGGCGCTTGCTTTTAAATACTTTGCTGATGAGCAGGTGGATGTGGCTGTGATAGAAGTCGGTTTGGGCGGCAGGCTCGATTCTACAAATATCATTACCCCGGAAGCTTCACTTATTACCAACATCGGTTTTGATCATCAGGCATTACTAGGCAATACCTTACAGGAAATAGCAGGGGAAAAAGCCGGTATCATTAAGCCCGGCGTTCCGGCAACTATAAGCTTAAAGCAACCTGAAATAGAAAGTGTATTCAGGGATAAGGCTGCTGCTGTAAATGCCCCTTTATATTTTGCTACTGATAACTATAGTGTATCCCTGAAGAGCCACACGCTGGAGCAACAGGTTTTCGATGTCTATAAAAAAGAGGATCTATACCTGCCTGATTTACAACTCGACCTTACTGGCATTTACCAGCGCTATAACCTGCCAGGCGTTTTACAAACTATAGCTTTACTAACTGAACGGGGCTTTACCATTACAGAAGAGGCGATCAGAAAAGGACTTGCAAATGCCAAACAATTGACCGGATTGAAGGGGAGATGGCAAGTATTAAACTATAGTCCGTTAACCATTTGTGATACTGGCCATAACGTAGATGGAATTAATCAGATACTTGCACAGTTACATAGCCTGCAGCCAAAGCAGGTGCACTTTGTATTTGGGGCGGTTAACGATAAAGATGTAACTACGATTCTGGAAATGCTGCCTAAAAACTATAGTTACTATTTTTGCCAGGCAACTATACCACGCGCTTTACCGGTTACAGAATTGCAGCAGAAAGCCGATTTAGTTGGTTTAAAAGGCAAAAGCTATAATACGGTAACTGAAGCGGTGCAGGTAGCCAAGGAAAATGCTGCTCCGGATGAGGTTATTTTTATTGGCGGCAGTACCTTTGTGGTTGCAGAGATTGAAGAACTATAA
- a CDS encoding S8 family serine peptidase, whose amino-acid sequence MQRLILLTLFLFCFGSLYAQQTEPKKYLVYLSDKNNTPYTIQQPEKFLSAKAVSRRQRQQIPVLERDLPVNPAYVQTLKSTGIDVWYTSRWFNAVIVRGTAEQLAQVNALPFVKNSRSLDIISGPSAGGTLSLNDIPGKAAANTASLLAPGDYGLAYHQANMLGATNLHEAGYHGEGMTIAVLDAGFPGVNTIPAFAHLYQNNQVSGTYDFVTRSENVYGANSHGTSVLSTMAAYLPDKMIGTAYKANYLLLRTEDAPTEHNIEEVNWLVAAEYADSAGADVINSSLGYTTFDAPSVSYSYDQMDGNTTIVARAADFAAATGILVVTSAGNDGNKAWKYISSPADADSVLTVGAVDSLGVVAAFSSRGPTADGRIKPDVVALGANAYVLNSSGTVVKSNGTSFSGPIMAGFATTLWQANLTKTNYEIIQLIRQLGSKASNPDNTLGYGIPNYSRNVTGLPTPGNEEGIAVINPVIGNELVLLLSEDWRKKRAELQLMDATGKLILKSTLQPNLERQTIDLQKMALQKGIYLCRIISGDQVATVRFVKL is encoded by the coding sequence ATGCAAAGACTTATACTTCTGACGCTTTTCCTGTTTTGCTTTGGCAGCTTGTATGCCCAACAGACAGAACCAAAGAAGTACCTTGTTTACCTTTCAGATAAGAATAACACACCTTACACTATACAACAGCCGGAGAAGTTCCTGAGTGCGAAAGCTGTTTCGCGCCGGCAACGCCAGCAAATTCCCGTCTTAGAACGCGACCTGCCTGTTAACCCGGCGTATGTGCAAACTTTAAAAAGTACAGGCATTGACGTTTGGTACACATCCCGTTGGTTTAATGCAGTTATAGTAAGAGGAACGGCAGAGCAGCTGGCTCAGGTAAATGCCTTACCGTTTGTAAAGAATTCACGTTCCCTGGATATTATTTCCGGACCTTCTGCTGGTGGGACCCTGTCTCTAAATGACATTCCGGGTAAAGCTGCTGCTAATACAGCTTCACTGCTTGCCCCCGGCGATTACGGGTTGGCCTATCATCAGGCAAATATGCTTGGTGCAACTAATCTGCATGAAGCCGGCTACCATGGCGAAGGAATGACCATTGCTGTGCTGGATGCAGGTTTCCCCGGAGTGAATACAATACCTGCTTTCGCGCACCTCTATCAGAATAACCAGGTGAGTGGCACATACGATTTTGTAACCAGGTCGGAAAACGTCTATGGTGCTAATTCGCATGGTACATCCGTGTTGTCAACTATGGCGGCTTATTTGCCGGATAAGATGATCGGGACTGCTTATAAAGCAAACTACCTTTTACTGCGCACAGAAGACGCACCTACAGAACATAATATTGAAGAAGTAAACTGGCTTGTAGCAGCAGAATATGCCGATAGCGCCGGGGCTGATGTCATCAATTCCTCATTAGGATACACAACATTCGATGCGCCATCTGTAAGCTATAGTTACGACCAGATGGATGGCAATACAACTATAGTTGCCAGAGCCGCTGATTTTGCCGCTGCCACCGGTATTTTAGTAGTAACCAGTGCCGGTAACGACGGTAATAAAGCCTGGAAATACATTTCTTCGCCGGCTGATGCTGATTCGGTGCTAACGGTTGGGGCTGTTGATTCGCTGGGCGTTGTTGCTGCTTTTAGTTCGCGGGGGCCAACAGCAGATGGCAGAATTAAGCCTGATGTAGTAGCGCTTGGTGCTAATGCGTACGTCCTGAATTCCTCTGGAACTGTGGTGAAAAGTAACGGCACTTCTTTTTCGGGGCCTATAATGGCAGGTTTTGCCACAACGCTATGGCAGGCTAATCTCACTAAAACCAATTACGAAATCATTCAGCTTATTCGCCAGTTAGGCAGCAAAGCCAGTAATCCGGATAATACGTTGGGTTACGGGATCCCGAACTATAGCCGTAACGTTACGGGCTTGCCAACGCCGGGGAATGAGGAGGGAATTGCAGTTATAAATCCGGTTATAGGAAACGAACTGGTGTTGCTTTTATCGGAAGACTGGCGAAAAAAGCGTGCGGAACTGCAGCTGATGGATGCTACCGGCAAACTTATTCTGAAAAGCACGCTTCAACCAAACCTGGAACGGCAGACTATAGATCTGCAAAAAATGGCGTTACAGAAAGGTATTTACCTGTGTCGGATTATTTCCGGTGACCAGGTGGCGACCGTCCGTTTCGTTAAACTATAG
- the rpe gene encoding ribulose-phosphate 3-epimerase, which yields MRPLIAPSVLASDFANLQSEVEMLNKSQADWLHIDIMDGRFVPNISFGFPVMQAIKKHAQKPMDVHLMIVEPELYIEQFRAAGADVISVHIEACNHLHRTIQQIKATGAKAGVALNPHTSVALLDDIIADLDLVCIMSVNPGFGGQKFIENTYRKTEALKNLIIQRNSQSLIEIDGGVNQQNAPKLVQSGADVLVAGSFVFTAEDPIATIANLKQSSN from the coding sequence ATGAGACCACTAATCGCCCCATCTGTACTTGCTTCCGATTTTGCCAACCTGCAATCTGAGGTAGAAATGCTGAATAAAAGCCAGGCCGACTGGCTGCATATTGATATCATGGACGGCCGCTTTGTGCCGAATATTTCGTTTGGGTTCCCGGTAATGCAGGCCATTAAAAAGCATGCGCAAAAGCCAATGGATGTGCACCTGATGATTGTGGAGCCGGAACTATACATTGAGCAGTTTCGCGCAGCCGGTGCCGATGTAATCTCTGTTCACATCGAAGCCTGTAACCACCTGCACCGCACCATTCAGCAAATAAAAGCTACCGGTGCAAAAGCGGGCGTTGCTTTAAATCCGCATACTTCTGTGGCTTTGCTGGACGATATTATTGCCGACCTGGACCTGGTTTGCATCATGTCGGTTAACCCTGGCTTTGGCGGACAGAAATTTATAGAGAACACCTACCGTAAAACAGAAGCTTTAAAGAACCTGATCATACAGCGTAATTCCCAGTCACTTATCGAAATAGATGGTGGCGTAAATCAGCAGAATGCACCTAAGCTTGTACAGAGCGGAGCAGATGTGCTGGTAGCCGGTAGCTTTGTATTTACAGCCGAAGACCCAATTGCAACAATAGCTAACCTGAAGCAATCATCTAACTAA
- the mnmA gene encoding tRNA 2-thiouridine(34) synthase MnmA, translating to MSKLGRVLVAMSGGIDSSVAAVMLHEQGYEVVGMTMKTWDYASSGGSKKETGCCSLDSINDARNIAVQLGFPHYIIDIREEFGDFVINHFTDEYMAGRTPNPCVLCNTHIKWDALLRRADQLGCDFIATGHYANIREENGRYVISKGLDEHKDQSYALWGISQKSLARTIFPLGNLRKTEIRQMAMDRGFTELVNKPESYEICFIPDNDYRGFLKRRIEGLEEQVAGGEFVLEDGTIVGTHEGYPFYTIGQRKGLGVALGFPAYVTRIEKENNRVILGNFEDLAKNAMTVGKLNMVKYDNLIDRPIPTITKVRYNDSGTEAIVEQEGDKMKVHFLHGVHAIAPGQAAVFYEGNDVVGGGWIETNYNLDYTLDVLPS from the coding sequence ATGAGTAAATTAGGAAGGGTTTTAGTTGCCATGAGCGGCGGTATCGATAGTTCTGTGGCGGCAGTTATGTTGCACGAGCAGGGTTACGAAGTGGTTGGTATGACCATGAAAACCTGGGATTATGCCTCAAGCGGCGGTAGCAAAAAAGAAACCGGCTGCTGCTCCCTCGATTCTATAAACGATGCCCGTAACATAGCCGTTCAGCTTGGTTTCCCGCATTATATTATTGATATCCGTGAAGAGTTCGGTGATTTTGTGATCAACCACTTTACCGATGAGTACATGGCCGGCCGTACGCCAAACCCGTGCGTGCTTTGCAATACCCACATTAAATGGGATGCCTTGCTGCGCCGTGCCGACCAACTGGGCTGCGATTTTATAGCAACCGGCCACTATGCCAACATTCGTGAAGAAAACGGCCGTTACGTGATCTCCAAAGGTCTGGACGAGCATAAAGACCAGTCGTATGCGCTATGGGGAATCTCGCAGAAGAGCCTTGCCCGGACTATATTCCCGCTTGGTAATCTGCGTAAAACCGAGATCCGCCAGATGGCCATGGACCGTGGTTTTACGGAACTGGTTAACAAACCTGAGTCTTATGAGATCTGCTTTATTCCTGATAACGATTACCGTGGTTTCCTGAAGCGCCGCATCGAAGGCCTGGAAGAGCAGGTTGCCGGTGGTGAATTTGTGCTGGAAGACGGAACTATAGTTGGTACTCACGAGGGCTACCCGTTCTATACTATAGGTCAGCGTAAAGGCCTTGGTGTAGCGCTTGGTTTCCCGGCGTATGTTACCCGTATAGAGAAAGAGAATAACCGCGTAATTTTAGGTAACTTCGAAGACCTGGCTAAAAACGCGATGACAGTTGGCAAACTGAACATGGTGAAATACGATAACCTGATTGACAGACCAATACCAACTATAACCAAAGTGCGCTACAATGATTCGGGTACCGAAGCTATAGTGGAGCAGGAAGGCGATAAAATGAAAGTGCATTTCCTGCACGGTGTTCACGCGATCGCGCCTGGTCAGGCTGCCGTGTTTTATGAAGGGAATGATGTAGTTGGTGGTGGCTGGATTGAAACAAACTATAACCTCGACTATACTTTAGACGTTCTGCCATCATGA
- a CDS encoding energy transducer TonB: protein MSIALTREEEKDRKIAAGVSVAVHIILLLLLIYIMAWRAPDPPAAELGIELNFGTDQVGSGDVQTMATPNESKNVEDSKPAPTQPDARPEPEPVVTPTPPQPVETPKVQTTTADAPVSVKEEVKPQPKPQPKEEVVKKEPEKPKALYPGKPTNSAGTGKSGTSDEATGNNNGDNPGTVGDKGNPDGKLDAKALYGKSGGGAGGDLNMAGWGWGTQPKPNDTSYESGKIVIKVVVNADGVVESATVVESTVSPSVSKLYRDEVFRKATFVRTGGGTGGATGYITYRLKVN from the coding sequence ATGTCAATAGCCTTAACCAGGGAAGAAGAAAAGGATAGAAAGATTGCCGCCGGCGTAAGCGTGGCTGTGCATATTATCCTGCTTTTGCTCCTGATCTATATTATGGCCTGGCGTGCACCAGATCCGCCGGCAGCCGAGCTAGGCATTGAGCTAAACTTCGGTACGGACCAGGTGGGAAGCGGCGATGTACAAACTATGGCAACGCCAAATGAGTCGAAAAACGTAGAGGACAGCAAGCCTGCACCAACACAACCTGATGCCCGCCCGGAACCGGAACCTGTGGTAACGCCAACGCCACCACAACCTGTTGAGACACCGAAAGTACAGACAACAACTGCTGATGCACCTGTTTCGGTGAAGGAAGAGGTAAAACCACAGCCAAAGCCACAACCGAAAGAAGAAGTAGTTAAAAAGGAGCCTGAGAAGCCTAAAGCACTTTACCCGGGCAAGCCAACTAACAGCGCTGGAACCGGTAAAAGCGGCACATCTGATGAAGCTACAGGCAACAACAACGGCGATAATCCTGGAACTGTAGGCGACAAAGGCAATCCTGATGGAAAGCTGGACGCTAAAGCACTTTACGGTAAATCTGGAGGTGGCGCAGGTGGTGATCTGAATATGGCTGGCTGGGGCTGGGGAACACAGCCAAAACCTAACGATACTTCCTATGAAAGCGGAAAAATCGTAATTAAAGTTGTTGTAAACGCGGATGGTGTTGTAGAAAGTGCTACTGTTGTAGAATCCACTGTTTCGCCAAGTGTATCTAAACTATATCGAGACGAAGTATTCAGAAAAGCCACTTTTGTTAGAACAGGTGGAGGAACGGGTGGTGCTACAGGATACATTACCTACAGGCTGAAGGTAAATTAA
- a CDS encoding DUF2911 domain-containing protein has translation MKKYLLSLLFLIFIVAVAPVSRAQVKLPQPSPQSFIKQTIGLTDISVRYHAPGVKGRKVFGGLVPYGKLWRAGANEATLITFTDELFLNHERVPAGTYSFFILPESDSVWNIVLNRDTTLWGLEGYDELQDVAYLRVTPKPVQFHETMQFSFSDIGTNTGFMHLTWENSRISLRIETEIEKKALANIEEALKKAAPDDWYIWAQCADYMVARRELHQRALELVNKSIAIKETFFNNWVKAKLYALNKEYEMAANLSAKAIQLGKAEPESYQTYARDIENAYSSWKKRKM, from the coding sequence ATGAAAAAGTACCTGCTAAGCCTACTGTTTCTGATTTTTATAGTTGCTGTTGCTCCTGTATCCAGAGCACAGGTTAAATTGCCGCAGCCAAGCCCTCAATCTTTTATAAAACAGACGATAGGTCTGACAGATATTTCGGTGCGATACCACGCGCCAGGTGTTAAAGGACGTAAGGTGTTTGGCGGGTTGGTGCCTTATGGCAAACTATGGCGTGCCGGTGCCAACGAAGCTACACTCATCACCTTTACCGATGAGCTTTTCCTTAATCATGAGCGCGTTCCTGCCGGTACCTATTCCTTTTTTATACTGCCGGAAAGCGACAGTGTCTGGAATATTGTATTGAACCGCGATACTACTTTATGGGGCCTGGAAGGATATGATGAACTACAGGATGTAGCCTACTTGCGCGTTACGCCCAAGCCGGTACAGTTCCACGAAACAATGCAGTTCAGCTTTTCAGATATCGGCACCAACACTGGTTTTATGCACCTTACCTGGGAAAACTCCCGGATATCGCTCCGTATAGAAACTGAAATTGAGAAGAAAGCGCTGGCTAATATTGAAGAAGCCTTAAAGAAAGCTGCACCGGATGATTGGTATATCTGGGCACAATGCGCTGATTATATGGTTGCCCGGAGAGAATTACACCAGAGAGCCCTGGAGCTGGTAAACAAATCGATAGCTATAAAAGAGACTTTCTTTAACAACTGGGTAAAAGCCAAACTATACGCTTTAAACAAAGAATACGAAATGGCAGCCAACCTTTCGGCTAAAGCTATACAGCTGGGTAAAGCAGAACCTGAATCTTACCAGACCTATGCCCGCGATATCGAGAACGCCTATAGTTCCTGGAAAAAACGGAAGATGTAA